One segment of Candidatus Brocadiaceae bacterium DNA contains the following:
- a CDS encoding OmpH family outer membrane protein, giving the protein MTHTQALKAWGAAVLCATAVLSVAVGGARGADRETPAPAAGGIRIAVVDMEGVLRGCRQWRDSADERMRALERVRRTLTQLSREVQVLRNDYENLPPGTDERARKGAEVDAALRNLEQQRSEGEMEMARFQNESVRAFFAELTRVVSEYAQEHDVHLVLKKQALDLAAPDSMEQNLQIATAEVLYAAGALDITPQIVERLNAAYLAPIEAK; this is encoded by the coding sequence ATGACACACACACAGGCGCTCAAGGCATGGGGCGCCGCCGTGCTCTGCGCAACCGCGGTCCTGTCCGTCGCGGTCGGCGGGGCACGCGGAGCCGACAGGGAAACGCCCGCCCCCGCCGCCGGCGGCATCCGGATCGCCGTGGTGGACATGGAGGGCGTGCTGCGCGGCTGCCGACAGTGGCGCGACAGCGCCGATGAGCGCATGCGCGCGCTCGAGCGCGTCCGCCGCACTCTGACGCAGCTCTCGCGCGAGGTCCAGGTGCTGCGCAACGACTACGAGAACCTGCCCCCGGGCACGGACGAACGCGCGCGCAAGGGCGCCGAGGTCGACGCCGCACTTCGGAACCTGGAGCAACAGCGCTCGGAAGGCGAGATGGAGATGGCCCGGTTCCAGAACGAATCCGTGCGCGCCTTCTTCGCCGAACTCACGCGCGTCGTGTCCGAATACGCGCAGGAGCACGACGTCCACCTGGTCCTGAAGAAGCAGGCCCTGGACCTGGCCGCGCCGGACTCCATGGAACAGAACCTGCAGATCGCCACGGCCGAGGTCCTCTACGCCGCCGGCGCGCTGGACATCACGCCGCAGATCGTCGAACGCCTGAACGCGGCCTATCTTGCACCCATCGAGGCGAAGTAG
- the fabZ gene encoding 3-hydroxyacyl-ACP dehydratase FabZ codes for MARFQRTIGKATEVAGTATFSGRAVRARLLPAEPGTGYLFLRTDLPDSPVVPGTAEAVSEGFRCTTLNWNDVEVQAVEHVLAACAGLRIDNLIIELDGPELPAMGGCAAEFARVLQAAGAVEQNDERPTLTVTEPLSVHEGEASIVAMPNSDRLSASYVLNLADGYGHTQAFTADISPETFLRELAPARTFGLEDDYQEFEKLSLGGGIDDGNAFVLCRGGAVRTPLSRRDTQMRFPEEAARHKLVDLLGDLALAGLDLEARVLAFRSGHRLNALFAQRLRSQLEGETAPAQYMDIGEIRRILPHRYPFLMVDRVLQVEGDSKVLAVKNVSVNEPFFQGHYPNQPIMPGVLQLEALAQAAGVLFLRRLEHANKVPMLVGLDSVKLRRPVLPGDQLQLEAEALRFRSRLAMVRARATVNGEVTCEAEMTFMLADADAI; via the coding sequence GTGGCTCGCTTCCAGAGAACCATCGGCAAGGCCACCGAAGTCGCGGGCACGGCGACGTTCTCGGGACGCGCCGTCCGGGCGCGCCTTCTGCCGGCAGAGCCCGGGACCGGCTACCTGTTCCTGCGCACGGACCTGCCCGACAGCCCCGTCGTGCCGGGCACGGCCGAGGCGGTGTCCGAGGGATTCCGCTGCACCACGCTGAACTGGAACGACGTGGAGGTCCAGGCCGTCGAGCACGTGCTGGCCGCCTGCGCCGGCCTTCGCATCGACAACCTGATCATCGAGCTGGACGGCCCCGAGCTGCCGGCCATGGGCGGCTGCGCGGCGGAGTTCGCACGGGTCCTCCAGGCCGCCGGCGCGGTGGAGCAGAACGACGAACGCCCCACACTGACCGTCACCGAGCCCCTCAGCGTGCACGAGGGCGAAGCCTCCATCGTGGCCATGCCGAACAGCGACCGGCTCTCGGCCAGCTACGTGCTGAACCTGGCCGACGGATACGGCCACACGCAGGCGTTCACGGCCGACATCAGCCCTGAGACGTTCCTGCGCGAGCTGGCCCCGGCCCGCACCTTCGGGCTCGAGGACGACTACCAGGAGTTCGAGAAGCTCTCGCTGGGCGGGGGCATCGACGACGGCAACGCGTTCGTGCTCTGCCGCGGCGGCGCCGTGCGCACCCCCCTGTCGCGCCGGGACACACAGATGCGATTCCCGGAGGAAGCCGCCCGCCACAAGCTGGTCGACCTGCTGGGCGACCTGGCCCTGGCGGGGCTCGACCTGGAAGCCCGCGTGCTCGCCTTCCGCAGCGGCCACCGCCTCAACGCCCTGTTCGCCCAGCGCCTCCGGAGCCAGTTGGAGGGAGAGACGGCTCCGGCGCAGTACATGGACATCGGCGAGATCCGCCGCATCCTCCCCCACCGCTACCCCTTCCTGATGGTGGACCGCGTCCTGCAGGTGGAGGGCGACAGCAAGGTGCTGGCCGTCAAGAACGTCTCGGTCAACGAACCGTTCTTCCAGGGCCACTATCCGAATCAGCCCATCATGCCGGGCGTCCTGCAGCTCGAAGCGCTGGCCCAGGCGGCCGGCGTGCTGTTCCTGCGCAGGCTCGAACACGCCAACAAGGTCCCCATGCTGGTGGGCCTCGACAGCGTGAAGCTGCGCCGCCCCGTACTGCCCGGCGACCAGCTCCAACTGGAAGCCGAGGCCCTGCGCTTCCGTTCCCGGCTCGCCATGGTCAGAGCGCGCGCCACGGTGAACGGGGAAGTAACGTGCGAAGCTGAAATGACCTTCATGCTCGCGGACGCCGACGCCATCTGA
- the lpxA gene encoding acyl-ACP--UDP-N-acetylglucosamine O-acyltransferase: MKIHPSAVVESGARIGSGVEIGPHAYVGPHVAIGNDCTIGHGCHLSGRVTMGCNNILGPHVVVGTPPQDLKHHGNSTEILIGDDNVIREFATINTGSSTGSGVTRIGHRNYLMIFSHVGHDCVVEDETILVNGVLLGGHCHVESGAKLMGGAALNPFVTVGTQAYVGGLSRIVHDVPPYMIVEGNPARVRGVNEVGLQRSGYDRQVIEELWGAYKAIYRTRELNRSPIYEMLQARPGVHAETVNLVEFLRRSQKGVHGRYLESLRANARRPSEQNGA; this comes from the coding sequence ATGAAGATACATCCATCCGCCGTGGTCGAGAGCGGTGCCCGGATCGGGAGCGGCGTCGAGATCGGCCCCCATGCATACGTCGGCCCCCACGTCGCCATCGGGAATGACTGCACGATCGGGCACGGCTGCCATCTCTCGGGCCGCGTCACGATGGGCTGCAACAACATCCTCGGGCCCCACGTCGTCGTCGGCACGCCGCCGCAGGACCTGAAGCACCACGGCAATTCCACCGAGATACTCATCGGCGACGACAACGTGATCCGCGAATTCGCCACCATCAACACCGGCTCCTCGACCGGCAGCGGCGTCACGCGCATCGGCCACCGCAACTACCTGATGATCTTCTCGCACGTCGGCCATGACTGCGTCGTCGAGGACGAGACCATCCTGGTCAACGGCGTCCTGCTGGGCGGCCACTGCCACGTGGAGTCGGGCGCGAAGCTCATGGGCGGGGCCGCACTGAACCCGTTCGTCACCGTCGGCACGCAGGCCTACGTCGGCGGCCTCAGCCGCATCGTCCACGACGTGCCGCCGTACATGATCGTCGAGGGCAACCCCGCGCGCGTGCGCGGCGTCAACGAAGTCGGCCTGCAGCGCTCCGGCTACGACCGCCAGGTCATCGAGGAACTCTGGGGCGCCTACAAGGCCATCTACAGGACGCGCGAACTGAACCGCTCGCCCATCTACGAGATGCTCCAGGCCCGGCCGGGCGTCCACGCCGAAACGGTGAACCTGGTGGAGTTCCTGCGACGCTCCCAGAAGGGCGTGCACGGACGCTACCTGGAAAGCCTGCGCGCGAACGCCCGCCGACCGTCCGAGCAGAACGGCGCATGA
- a CDS encoding TrkA family potassium uptake protein — protein sequence MERSSNRTGALRIAVFGLGRFGFDFAVRLAQLGAEVLAVDSDSERVQEIDQRVSRAVALDATNEFAMRRISAGDIDLACVCIGRNIEASLLVTAVLQRLGVKDIWVRAIDQTQAQILEAMGITRIISLEREMARQVAQQIAMPGMQIIAPITTDHSLAEVKARAEFAGKTLQQLDLRNRFGLNVVAIKSREVATGPDGPEKVEIRVNDLPHADDVIREGDVLVVIGSDEKIAELQADFM from the coding sequence ATGGAGCGCTCTTCGAACCGCACGGGCGCACTGCGCATCGCCGTCTTCGGTCTGGGCCGCTTCGGCTTCGATTTCGCCGTGCGGCTGGCCCAGCTCGGCGCCGAAGTCCTCGCCGTCGACTCCGACTCCGAACGCGTGCAGGAGATCGACCAGCGCGTCTCGCGTGCCGTCGCGCTCGACGCCACCAACGAGTTCGCCATGCGCAGGATCAGCGCCGGCGACATCGACCTCGCCTGCGTCTGCATCGGCCGCAACATCGAGGCCAGCCTGCTGGTCACCGCCGTCCTGCAGCGCCTCGGCGTCAAGGACATCTGGGTGCGCGCCATCGACCAGACCCAGGCCCAGATACTCGAGGCCATGGGCATCACGCGCATCATCAGCCTGGAGCGCGAAATGGCCCGCCAGGTCGCCCAGCAGATCGCCATGCCCGGCATGCAGATCATCGCCCCCATCACCACCGATCACTCCCTGGCGGAGGTGAAGGCCCGCGCGGAGTTCGCCGGCAAGACCCTCCAGCAGCTCGACCTGCGCAACCGCTTCGGCCTGAACGTCGTCGCCATCAAGTCCCGAGAGGTCGCCACCGGCCCCGACGGCCCCGAGAAGGTCGAGATCCGCGTCAACGATCTGCCCCACGCCGACGACGTGATCCGCGAAGGCGACGTGCTGGTGGTCATCGGCTCCGACGAGAAGATCGCCGAACTCCAGGCCGACTTCATGTGA
- the galE gene encoding UDP-glucose 4-epimerase GalE — translation MRVLVTGGAGYVGSHAVRELVRCGHEPTVLDNLSVGHAAAVQGCPTVCGDLSDADGVLRTLRECGAEAVMHFAASAYVGESVREPEKYYYNNVVNSLALLRAMREAGVERLVFSSSCTLYGVPDTVPVDEDQPIRPLSPYGRTKAAVEGILADYAEAYGLRSACLRYFNAAGAASDGLTGEDHDPETHLIPLVIQAALGRRDGVAIYGTDYPTPDGTCIRDYVHVEDLATAHVLAMEGLDERPRAAYNLSTGRGHSVREVIEAVKAVSGADVPVREEPRRPGDAPVLVGSSERIRRELGWSPRLASLEAIVGTAWRWHSTHPEGYGGQGAR, via the coding sequence ATGAGAGTGCTTGTGACCGGCGGGGCGGGATACGTGGGCAGCCATGCGGTGCGCGAACTCGTGCGGTGCGGACACGAGCCGACGGTGCTCGACAACCTGTCGGTCGGGCACGCCGCGGCCGTGCAGGGGTGTCCGACGGTGTGCGGCGACCTGAGCGACGCAGACGGCGTGCTCAGGACGCTGCGGGAGTGCGGCGCCGAGGCGGTGATGCACTTCGCGGCCAGCGCGTACGTGGGCGAGTCCGTGCGCGAGCCGGAGAAGTACTACTACAACAACGTGGTGAACTCGCTGGCGCTGCTGCGCGCCATGCGCGAGGCGGGCGTGGAGCGCCTCGTCTTCTCCAGTTCGTGCACGCTGTACGGCGTTCCGGACACCGTGCCCGTGGACGAGGACCAGCCCATCCGTCCGCTCAGCCCCTACGGGCGCACGAAGGCGGCGGTGGAGGGCATCCTGGCCGACTACGCGGAGGCTTACGGGCTGCGTTCGGCGTGCCTGCGCTACTTCAACGCGGCCGGGGCGGCCTCCGACGGGCTGACCGGGGAGGACCATGATCCGGAGACGCACCTGATCCCGCTGGTGATCCAGGCCGCGCTGGGGCGGCGCGACGGCGTGGCCATCTACGGCACGGACTACCCGACGCCCGACGGTACGTGCATCCGCGACTACGTGCACGTGGAGGACCTGGCGACGGCGCACGTGCTGGCGATGGAGGGCCTGGACGAGCGGCCGCGGGCCGCCTACAACCTGAGCACCGGCCGGGGCCATTCGGTGCGCGAGGTGATCGAGGCGGTCAAGGCCGTGAGCGGCGCGGACGTCCCGGTGCGCGAGGAGCCGCGCCGGCCGGGCGACGCGCCCGTGCTGGTCGGTTCGTCGGAGCGGATCCGGCGGGAACTGGGCTGGTCGCCGCGGCTGGCGTCGCTGGAGGCGATCGTCGGCACGGCCTGGCGCTGGCACAGCACGCATCCGGAGGGCTACGGGGGGCAGGGCGCGCGGTGA
- a CDS encoding glycosyltransferase has product MRVMHLTTDLDLGGAERVIVDLVRCLRARGVQAAVGGLAERPGGGRLRAVLEADGVEVGSAGMRRRLDVRRIGRLTRFVRAWRPDVLHAHLAHAHCVGSLLRACGLRCPQVWTHHSVDPRRPARAAFYRFFSGAAACHVYVSEAAARFQRGRGGRAPWEEVIANGIDLAPFLCVEPGAGPVFGAVGRLAPEKGHDILLRAFARLAAGRPEARLLIAGDGPERAVLERLLGGLGLAGRASLVGFVDDVPGFLAGLNAFVAPSRWESFGLTLVEALAAGLPCIASRVGGLVEVGGDLVDWVPPGDAGALCGAMERVGRRPFDPERVRRQRSRVSAFGRETMTDRYMGVYRALCDGRRRSPSAT; this is encoded by the coding sequence ATGCGCGTCATGCACCTGACGACGGACCTGGACCTGGGCGGCGCCGAGCGCGTGATCGTCGACCTGGTGCGCTGCTTGCGTGCGCGGGGCGTGCAGGCGGCCGTCGGCGGTCTGGCGGAGCGACCGGGGGGCGGGCGGCTGCGCGCGGTGCTGGAGGCCGACGGGGTGGAGGTGGGATCGGCCGGCATGCGGCGGCGCCTGGACGTCCGGCGGATCGGGCGGCTGACGCGGTTCGTGCGCGCGTGGCGGCCGGACGTGCTCCACGCGCACCTGGCCCACGCGCACTGTGTGGGCAGCCTGTTGCGTGCGTGCGGGCTGCGGTGTCCGCAGGTGTGGACGCACCATTCGGTGGACCCGCGGCGTCCGGCGCGTGCGGCCTTCTACCGGTTCTTCTCCGGCGCGGCGGCCTGTCACGTGTACGTGTCCGAAGCGGCGGCGAGGTTCCAGCGGGGGCGCGGCGGCCGGGCGCCGTGGGAGGAGGTCATCGCGAACGGCATCGACCTGGCGCCGTTTCTGTGCGTGGAGCCGGGGGCCGGGCCGGTGTTCGGGGCCGTGGGGCGACTGGCGCCCGAGAAGGGGCATGATATACTGCTGCGAGCCTTTGCGCGGCTGGCGGCCGGTCGGCCGGAGGCGCGCCTTCTGATCGCGGGCGACGGCCCGGAGCGGGCGGTGCTGGAGCGGCTGCTCGGTGGCCTGGGGCTGGCGGGCCGGGCCTCTCTGGTCGGGTTTGTGGACGACGTGCCCGGGTTCCTGGCCGGGCTGAACGCGTTCGTGGCGCCCTCGCGCTGGGAGTCATTCGGCTTGACGCTGGTGGAGGCGCTCGCGGCCGGTCTGCCGTGCATCGCCTCGCGCGTGGGCGGCCTGGTCGAGGTGGGGGGCGACCTGGTGGACTGGGTGCCGCCGGGCGACGCGGGGGCGTTGTGCGGTGCGATGGAGCGGGTGGGGCGGCGGCCGTTTGACCCCGAGCGGGTGCGGCGGCAACGCAGCCGGGTGTCGGCGTTCGGCCGGGAGACGATGACGGACCGCTACATGGGCGTCTATCGCGCGCTCTGCGATGGACGCCGCCGTTCTCCTTCAGCTACGTGA
- a CDS encoding sulfatase-like hydrolase/transferase, which yields MAEAATRVLLITVDSLRADALGLYGASEPTPVLDGLGAEAVVFEQAFATGPHTTQSFPGILASNYPTTGGTVQNLAGRRSVAEVFQSAGRPTAGFHSNPLLSRSRGYGRGFDVFWDSLPEGGSPTGAVPRAVDRLGRLAARHCAPLFRLARRGYRAAARRVRHVELPHEPAERLNERALEWLPGAGPCWFLWLHYMDPHWPYATRLPGLSESERAEAMRLSDRALRHPDRLNADDCERLRGYYRAEVGYLDRCLGALFDALRARGLWADTAVFFTADHGQAFGEHGRTFHGDVLYDELLRVPLIVRVPGIRPARRPGVASLIDLAPAMCEAAGLAAPAEFEGRSLLAAQREAAFAETAYRLFVSERPKRAAVRTPEWKLLVDYEGGAEELYHVALDPGELRNEAAGHAQEAERLRVLLEAHRRRTRAAASGPCGRSAADGEAVKARLRALGYMDEADGPGAGG from the coding sequence ATGGCTGAGGCGGCGACACGGGTCCTGCTGATCACGGTGGACAGCCTCCGGGCCGACGCCCTGGGCCTCTACGGCGCGTCCGAGCCGACGCCGGTGCTCGACGGTCTGGGCGCTGAGGCGGTGGTGTTCGAGCAGGCATTCGCCACCGGACCGCACACGACCCAGTCCTTCCCGGGCATCCTGGCCTCGAACTACCCGACCACGGGCGGCACGGTGCAGAACCTGGCGGGCCGACGGTCCGTCGCCGAGGTCTTCCAGTCCGCCGGCCGGCCCACGGCGGGGTTCCATTCGAATCCGTTGCTGTCGCGCAGCCGGGGCTACGGGCGGGGTTTCGACGTGTTCTGGGACTCGCTGCCCGAGGGTGGCTCGCCGACGGGGGCCGTGCCGCGCGCCGTCGACCGCCTGGGGAGGCTTGCGGCGCGGCACTGCGCGCCGCTGTTCCGCCTGGCGCGCCGGGGCTACCGGGCGGCGGCCCGGCGGGTGCGGCATGTCGAGCTGCCCCATGAGCCGGCCGAGCGCCTGAACGAGCGCGCGCTCGAGTGGCTGCCGGGCGCCGGTCCGTGCTGGTTCCTGTGGCTGCACTACATGGACCCGCACTGGCCCTATGCAACGCGCCTGCCCGGGCTGTCCGAGTCGGAACGCGCCGAGGCGATGCGGCTCTCGGACCGGGCGTTGCGCCATCCCGACCGCCTGAATGCGGACGACTGCGAGCGGTTGCGCGGATACTACCGTGCCGAGGTGGGCTACCTGGACCGCTGCCTGGGGGCGCTGTTCGACGCGTTGCGGGCGCGGGGTTTGTGGGCCGACACGGCGGTGTTCTTCACGGCCGACCACGGCCAGGCGTTCGGCGAGCACGGCCGGACCTTCCACGGCGACGTGCTCTACGACGAGCTGCTCCGCGTGCCGCTGATCGTGCGGGTGCCCGGCATCCGGCCGGCGCGCCGGCCCGGGGTGGCGTCGCTGATCGATCTGGCGCCGGCGATGTGCGAGGCGGCGGGCCTTGCGGCGCCGGCGGAGTTCGAGGGCCGGTCGCTGCTCGCGGCGCAGCGCGAGGCGGCGTTCGCCGAGACGGCCTACCGTCTGTTCGTGTCCGAGCGCCCCAAGCGCGCGGCCGTGCGGACGCCCGAATGGAAGCTGCTGGTGGACTACGAGGGCGGCGCGGAGGAGCTGTACCACGTGGCGCTGGACCCCGGCGAACTCCGCAACGAGGCGGCCGGGCATGCGCAGGAGGCCGAGCGGCTGCGCGTGCTGCTCGAAGCGCATCGGCGGCGCACGCGCGCGGCGGCGTCGGGGCCGTGCGGGCGGTCGGCGGCCGACGGCGAGGCGGTCAAGGCCCGCCTGCGGGCCCTGGGCTACATGGACGAGGCCGACGGCCCGGGGGCAGGGGGATAG
- a CDS encoding glycosyltransferase family 4 protein, whose amino-acid sequence MGDGWKNGASDRPPRLMIAAHFTEPFAGTGARRPTRLARFLLARGAPPTLVTAAPAFYGRAVGAGPCLRDELADVCEVRRTRLHRTLGRLGAAGRWLLNAALLRAYRRLIAERLEHGERPDFLYICGNPFWLFPLGAYFRRRAGLPYVLDFPDVFYARGVHYRLGRRRGLRTVVDRRAEARAVAGAMLVVHTSEAQTALYRRRYPAVPAGRFATVRWGYDAEAVRAVAPCRRPDDDVFRVGIFGKFAAYGGADARSLATAVALLHARTRVFVTQVGDPEPALAEAFRREGLSGCFHAAGRLPYAEGMALLAAQDALVLNAISDVSLPAKLYDYIYLNRPVVALVTPESAAGRLVEGFPAGRAARSPEALCEAFQRVRADGLRELEPDLDPTEFSQQAQFEVLLERLREAGAHG is encoded by the coding sequence ATGGGTGACGGGTGGAAGAACGGCGCGTCGGACCGGCCGCCGCGGCTGATGATCGCGGCGCATTTCACCGAGCCGTTCGCGGGGACGGGCGCGCGGCGGCCCACGCGGCTGGCACGCTTCCTGCTCGCGCGGGGTGCGCCGCCGACGCTGGTGACCGCTGCGCCGGCGTTCTACGGGCGGGCCGTGGGCGCCGGCCCGTGCCTCCGCGACGAGTTGGCGGACGTGTGCGAGGTGAGGCGCACGCGGCTGCATCGGACCCTCGGGCGGCTGGGGGCGGCCGGGCGCTGGCTGCTGAACGCCGCCCTCCTGCGCGCCTACCGGCGGCTCATCGCGGAGCGGCTCGAGCACGGTGAGCGGCCGGACTTCCTTTACATCTGCGGCAACCCCTTCTGGCTCTTTCCCCTGGGAGCCTACTTCCGCCGCCGCGCGGGCCTGCCGTATGTGCTCGACTTTCCCGACGTGTTCTACGCCAGGGGCGTGCACTACCGGCTGGGCCGGCGGCGCGGGCTGCGCACGGTCGTGGACCGGCGGGCGGAGGCGCGGGCCGTCGCCGGAGCGATGCTGGTCGTGCACACGTCCGAGGCCCAGACGGCCCTCTACCGCAGGCGCTACCCGGCCGTGCCGGCCGGGCGGTTCGCGACCGTCCGGTGGGGCTACGATGCCGAGGCCGTGCGTGCCGTCGCGCCCTGCCGGCGGCCGGACGACGATGTGTTCCGCGTCGGCATCTTCGGCAAGTTCGCGGCCTACGGCGGCGCGGACGCCCGGTCCCTGGCCACGGCGGTGGCGCTGCTCCACGCGCGCACGCGCGTGTTTGTGACGCAGGTGGGCGATCCGGAACCCGCCCTGGCGGAGGCGTTCCGGCGGGAGGGTCTGTCGGGGTGCTTTCATGCCGCCGGGCGCCTGCCCTATGCCGAGGGGATGGCCCTGCTGGCCGCGCAGGACGCGCTGGTGCTGAACGCCATCTCCGACGTGTCGCTTCCGGCCAAGCTGTATGATTACATCTACCTGAACCGGCCGGTGGTGGCGCTTGTGACGCCTGAATCGGCTGCGGGGCGGCTTGTGGAGGGCTTCCCGGCCGGCAGGGCGGCCCGTTCGCCGGAGGCGCTGTGCGAGGCGTTCCAGCGGGTCCGCGCCGACGGACTGCGCGAACTGGAGCCGGACCTGGACCCGACGGAGTTCAGCCAGCAGGCGCAGTTCGAGGTGCTTCTGGAGCGGCTCAGGGAGGCGGGCGCGCATGGCTGA
- a CDS encoding glycosyltransferase — translation MMRVRQAGPPLLSVVIPVYNAAPYVEDAVRSVPEFPPGLEVILVEDGSRDDSLAVCRALAARHPRVRLLRHPDGGNHGASASRNLGIRAARGRYVAFLDADDYYLPNRFDADVPMLEADPGLDGVYGKVEIRYDEGATPMPWPAKGDRTLDGPVAPEDLFDVLLFGTRGEFCTDGITLRRDVFRRAGCFDTRLPQAQDSAMWLKLAATCRLAPGSIDEPIGVWRRHPGNRSRRESPEWRRAGCAYVWSVLRWAQASGQPAGRVADLRRGLALAIVGRREGAALLPRAVRIVRRTLQYGFRHPPLLADLALIAARKLAGRPRAGRPPEPPLRGRRPVGVRLPRHAPGPPVSVVIPVYNAERYVAEAVQSVVALPHAVEVLLVEDGSRDGSLGVCRGLAARYPAVRVLRHRGGRNRGAAASRNAGIRAARGRYVAFLDADDLYLPNRLDVPLALLEADPALDGVYGAVRTLFEDGHAAMPGGDRVLTTLDRPVDSDELFATLLLGARGTFHTAGITLRRSTFERAGLFDERLVLTEDSAMWLKLSATCRLAAGDLKEPGALWRRHSTNDTRVDNPHWPGAGCAYVWSVLKWARARGLDALRQRQLCRGLALVMVDRREGARLPGGVDRIAGRMCRYGGALPAVLPELFWVFVKKLLGRPLCDYEERTRPGRGRADG, via the coding sequence ATGATGAGAGTGCGTCAGGCCGGCCCGCCGCTCCTGAGCGTCGTGATCCCCGTCTACAACGCGGCCCCCTACGTCGAGGACGCCGTGCGCTCCGTGCCCGAGTTCCCCCCGGGGCTGGAGGTGATCCTGGTGGAGGACGGATCGCGGGACGACAGCCTGGCCGTCTGCCGCGCGCTGGCCGCCCGCCATCCGCGCGTGCGCCTGCTGCGGCATCCGGACGGCGGCAACCACGGCGCGAGCGCCTCGCGTAACCTGGGCATCCGCGCCGCGCGCGGCCGCTACGTGGCGTTCCTGGACGCCGACGACTACTACCTGCCGAACCGCTTCGACGCGGACGTGCCCATGCTGGAGGCCGACCCGGGCCTGGACGGCGTCTACGGCAAGGTCGAGATCCGCTACGACGAGGGCGCCACGCCGATGCCGTGGCCGGCGAAGGGCGACCGGACGCTGGACGGGCCCGTCGCGCCGGAAGACCTGTTCGATGTGCTCCTGTTCGGCACGCGGGGCGAGTTCTGCACGGACGGCATCACGCTGCGGCGCGACGTGTTCCGGCGTGCCGGCTGCTTCGACACGCGCCTGCCCCAGGCCCAGGACTCGGCGATGTGGCTGAAGCTGGCCGCGACCTGCCGCCTGGCGCCCGGCAGCATCGACGAGCCGATCGGCGTCTGGCGGCGGCACCCGGGCAACCGGTCGCGTCGCGAGAGCCCGGAATGGCGGCGGGCGGGCTGCGCCTACGTCTGGTCCGTGCTCCGATGGGCGCAGGCGAGCGGGCAGCCGGCCGGGCGGGTGGCCGACCTGCGGCGCGGCCTGGCCCTGGCCATCGTCGGGCGGCGCGAAGGGGCCGCCCTGTTGCCGCGCGCCGTGCGCATCGTGCGGCGCACGCTGCAGTACGGGTTCCGGCATCCGCCGCTGCTGGCCGACCTGGCGTTGATCGCCGCACGGAAGCTGGCCGGCCGGCCGCGCGCCGGGCGGCCTCCCGAGCCCCCGCTGCGCGGGCGGCGGCCCGTCGGCGTGAGGCTGCCGCGCCATGCCCCCGGCCCGCCGGTCAGCGTGGTCATCCCCGTCTACAATGCCGAGCGATACGTGGCCGAGGCCGTGCAGTCCGTGGTGGCGCTCCCGCACGCCGTGGAGGTGCTGCTGGTCGAGGACGGCTCGCGGGACGGCAGCCTGGGCGTCTGCCGTGGGCTGGCCGCCCGGTACCCTGCGGTGCGGGTGCTCCGGCACCGCGGCGGACGCAACCGGGGGGCAGCCGCCTCGCGCAATGCGGGCATCCGGGCCGCGCGCGGGCGTTACGTGGCCTTTCTGGACGCCGACGACCTCTACCTGCCGAACCGGCTGGACGTCCCCCTGGCCCTGCTCGAAGCGGATCCGGCCCTGGACGGCGTCTACGGGGCGGTGCGGACCCTGTTCGAGGACGGCCATGCCGCCATGCCCGGGGGCGACCGCGTGTTGACCACGCTGGACCGGCCGGTGGACTCCGACGAACTGTTCGCGACGCTTCTTCTCGGCGCCCGCGGCACCTTCCATACGGCGGGCATCACGTTGCGGCGGAGCACGTTCGAGAGGGCCGGGCTGTTCGACGAGCGCCTGGTGCTGACCGAGGACTCGGCCATGTGGCTGAAGCTGTCGGCCACCTGCCGGCTCGCGGCCGGCGACCTGAAGGAGCCGGGCGCGCTGTGGCGCCGGCATTCGACGAACGACACGCGGGTCGACAACCCGCACTGGCCGGGAGCCGGCTGTGCCTACGTCTGGTCCGTGCTGAAGTGGGCGCGCGCACGCGGGCTGGACGCGCTCAGGCAGCGGCAGCTCTGCAGGGGGCTGGCGCTGGTGATGGTTGACCGGCGCGAGGGCGCACGCCTGCCGGGCGGCGTCGATCGCATCGCCGGGCGCATGTGCCGGTACGGCGGGGCGCTGCCGGCCGTGCTTCCGGAGCTGTTCTGGGTGTTTGTGAAGAAGCTGCTGGGCCGGCCGCTCTGCGACTACGAGGAGCGGACCCGGCCCGGGAGGGGACGGGCCGATGGGTGA